A region of Leclercia adecarboxylata DNA encodes the following proteins:
- a CDS encoding DMT family transporter, with amino-acid sequence MNSAGDKTSLSGWLNGLLGVVIFSGSLPATRIAVQDFDPFFLTFARASLAGALALVLILVLREKRPPATQIVPLMVVSLGVVVGFPLLTALALQHVTAAHSIVFLGLLPLMTAIFAVLRGKERPARAFWIFSVLGSLLVVGFALSQSAALSLTGDLLMLAAVVVCGLGYAEGAALTRESGGWQVIGWALILALPFMVVASWLTMPASFSSVGISAWTALGYVSLFSMLIGFIFWYKGLARGGIAAVGQLQLLQPFLGLGLSATLLHERVSPVMLFITLGVILCVTGSRKFSR; translated from the coding sequence ATGAATAGTGCGGGAGATAAAACCTCGCTTTCGGGCTGGCTGAATGGCCTGCTGGGGGTGGTGATTTTCAGCGGGTCCTTGCCCGCCACGCGGATTGCGGTGCAGGATTTCGATCCCTTTTTCCTGACCTTTGCCCGGGCCTCTCTTGCCGGGGCGCTGGCCCTGGTGCTGATCCTCGTGTTACGGGAAAAACGCCCGCCCGCCACGCAAATCGTGCCGCTGATGGTTGTCTCTCTGGGCGTGGTTGTTGGCTTTCCGCTGCTGACCGCCCTGGCGCTCCAGCACGTTACCGCCGCCCACTCGATTGTGTTTCTTGGCCTGCTGCCGCTGATGACCGCCATTTTCGCTGTGCTGCGCGGCAAGGAGCGGCCTGCCAGAGCCTTCTGGATCTTCTCGGTGCTCGGCAGTCTGCTGGTGGTGGGTTTTGCGCTGTCGCAAAGTGCCGCGCTCTCGTTAACCGGCGATCTGCTGATGCTGGCGGCGGTGGTGGTTTGCGGCCTGGGCTATGCCGAAGGGGCGGCGCTGACCCGAGAATCCGGCGGCTGGCAGGTGATCGGCTGGGCGCTGATCCTGGCGCTACCTTTCATGGTGGTTGCCTCCTGGCTGACAATGCCTGCATCATTCAGCTCTGTTGGTATATCGGCCTGGACCGCGCTGGGCTATGTGTCGCTGTTCAGCATGCTGATCGGTTTTATCTTCTGGTACAAAGGGCTTGCCCGGGGTGGGATCGCCGCCGTTGGGCAGCTGCAGCTGCTGCAACCCTTTCTGGGGCTGGGGCTGTCCGCCACGCTGCTGCATGAGAGGGTCAGCCCGGTGATGCTGTTTATCACCCTGGGCGTGATTTTATGTGTGACAGGTTCGCGGAAATTTTCCCGATAA
- a CDS encoding PLP-dependent aminotransferase family protein has product MKARYKAIVDRYAQQIRSATLTAGTRLPTHRTLAAREHISLATATRVYAELEKMGLVSGETGRGTFVREILLPSGLGIDQQAVATDVLDLNFNYPALPGQGKLLREALRQIAGVGDIESHLRYQPHAGRQTEREIVAAHLSGPHFQPSADNLLIVDGAQHGLTIALMGLLRPGDVVAVDALTYPGFKALAALYHLELVAIPATPTGPDLDALRQICQRRYVRAIYTMPTLHNPLGWVLDRDQRQALANIARQHDLLIVEDTAYSWLIRRPPPPVASLAPERTVYVTGFSKNVATGLRVGAVVCPPALRPALERAIRATTWNTPSVMTAMVCHWIQDGTVARFETLKRRDARQRQRVLNTVMKDLPCITHPNSYFAWLPLADEARADRVVKALMDNNISVSTAEPFSTSGTVPQAIRVALGSVSVETLRHALQQVRAAIELEQSR; this is encoded by the coding sequence ATGAAAGCCCGCTATAAAGCCATCGTGGATCGCTACGCGCAGCAGATCCGCTCCGCCACGCTGACGGCAGGCACCCGACTGCCGACCCACCGGACGCTCGCCGCCCGGGAACATATCTCGCTGGCCACCGCCACGCGGGTTTATGCCGAGCTGGAGAAGATGGGGCTGGTCAGCGGGGAAACCGGGCGGGGAACCTTCGTCAGGGAGATCCTGTTGCCGTCCGGGCTGGGGATCGACCAGCAGGCGGTCGCCACCGATGTGCTGGATCTGAACTTTAACTATCCCGCCCTGCCGGGTCAGGGAAAGCTGCTCCGGGAAGCGCTCAGGCAGATCGCAGGCGTCGGCGATATTGAATCGCACCTGCGCTATCAGCCGCATGCGGGCAGGCAGACGGAGCGGGAGATCGTGGCCGCACACCTCTCCGGGCCACACTTTCAACCTTCGGCAGATAACCTGTTGATTGTGGACGGTGCCCAGCATGGCCTGACCATCGCCCTGATGGGGCTGCTCAGGCCCGGCGACGTGGTGGCGGTGGATGCCCTCACCTACCCGGGCTTTAAGGCGCTGGCGGCGCTGTATCACCTTGAGCTGGTTGCCATTCCCGCCACGCCGACCGGCCCCGACCTGGACGCGTTACGCCAGATCTGCCAGAGGCGGTACGTGCGTGCCATTTACACCATGCCCACGCTGCATAATCCCCTGGGATGGGTGCTGGACCGCGACCAGCGTCAGGCGCTGGCGAACATCGCCCGGCAGCACGATCTGCTGATTGTCGAAGACACCGCCTACAGCTGGCTGATCCGCCGTCCGCCGCCGCCTGTTGCCAGCCTGGCCCCGGAACGCACGGTCTACGTCACCGGATTTTCAAAAAACGTGGCCACCGGCCTGCGGGTCGGGGCGGTGGTCTGCCCGCCTGCGCTGCGTCCGGCGCTGGAGCGCGCCATACGGGCCACCACCTGGAACACGCCTTCGGTGATGACCGCCATGGTGTGCCACTGGATCCAGGACGGCACCGTGGCCCGCTTCGAAACCCTGAAAAGGCGCGATGCCCGGCAGCGGCAGCGAGTGCTCAACACGGTGATGAAGGATCTGCCCTGCATTACCCATCCCAACTCTTACTTCGCGTGGTTGCCGCTGGCGGATGAGGCCCGGGCGGATCGGGTGGTGAAGGCGCTGATGGACAACAACATCTCCGTCTCCACCGCAGAGCCTTTCTCCACCTCCGGCACGGTGCCGCAGGCGATCCGCGTCGCCCTCGGGTCGGTATCGGTTGAGACGTTACGCCATGCGTTGCAGCAGGTCAGAGCGGCTATAGAGCTGGAGCAGAGCCGATAA
- a CDS encoding general stress protein, whose amino-acid sequence MTKHRGGSGNFAEDRERASQAGRKGGQSSGGNFKNDPQRASEAGKKGGQNSRGGGRKPAA is encoded by the coding sequence ATGACCAAGCATCGAGGCGGTTCCGGCAATTTCGCAGAAGACCGGGAGCGTGCATCCCAGGCGGGCCGTAAAGGCGGACAGAGTAGCGGCGGTAACTTCAAAAACGATCCGCAGCGGGCATCCGAAGCGGGAAAAAAAGGCGGACAAAATAGTCGAGGCGGCGGACGTAAACCCGCTGCGTAA
- a CDS encoding MFS transporter produces the protein MSPQLRKVLFATGIGHFVEWFDFGLYGTLAALIGMHFFHAEDPLTALLSSFAVFGAGFVMRPLGGLWFGSLGDRIGRRRVLATVILLTSGATFLIGLLPTFSQAGLLAPVLLVLVRLVQGFAAGGESAGATTFLAEYAPAHRRGFFTCWIDNFGFLAFVAASGLVLLLTSVLGESAMNDWGWRIPFLLAGPLGWIGLWLRTHLEDSPEFLALKKSHKTEAAPLHTAVTTERRALLFCIGFVAIKAVGHWMLQAFIPGYLATELRFPQEQAYFITTLGLLAIAVMIPFMGYLSDKFGRRPLMLAGCIGFILVSWPAMALMAQGDIFAAILAMLLLGICIALFDGASSAAMAELFPTRIRFGSIAIAYNVAVAFFGGITPWFSTYLLVESGNQHSPALFIMAAALISFLTVLRAKETAGLPLRP, from the coding sequence GTGTCCCCTCAACTGCGCAAGGTGCTGTTTGCCACCGGAATTGGCCATTTTGTTGAATGGTTCGATTTCGGGCTATACGGCACTTTAGCCGCCCTGATTGGCATGCACTTCTTCCATGCGGAAGATCCGCTGACGGCGCTGCTGTCGTCGTTTGCGGTTTTTGGCGCCGGGTTTGTGATGCGCCCGCTGGGCGGACTGTGGTTCGGATCGCTCGGCGACCGGATTGGCCGCCGCAGGGTGCTGGCCACGGTGATCCTGCTGACCTCCGGGGCCACTTTTTTAATCGGACTGCTGCCGACCTTTTCCCAGGCGGGGCTGCTCGCCCCGGTGCTGCTGGTGCTGGTGCGGCTGGTTCAGGGATTCGCCGCCGGGGGCGAGAGCGCAGGGGCCACCACCTTTCTGGCGGAGTATGCGCCTGCCCATCGCCGGGGCTTCTTCACCTGCTGGATAGATAACTTCGGCTTTCTGGCCTTTGTGGCCGCCTCGGGCCTGGTGCTACTGCTTACCTCCGTGCTGGGGGAATCGGCGATGAACGACTGGGGCTGGCGCATTCCGTTTTTGCTCGCCGGTCCGCTGGGCTGGATTGGCCTCTGGCTGCGAACCCACCTTGAGGACTCCCCCGAATTCCTGGCGCTGAAGAAAAGCCATAAAACGGAAGCCGCGCCGCTGCACACGGCGGTCACCACCGAGCGGCGCGCGCTGCTCTTTTGTATCGGTTTTGTGGCGATCAAGGCGGTAGGGCACTGGATGTTGCAGGCCTTTATCCCTGGTTACCTGGCGACGGAACTGCGCTTCCCACAGGAGCAGGCCTATTTCATCACCACCCTCGGTCTTTTAGCCATTGCGGTGATGATCCCTTTTATGGGCTATCTGTCGGATAAGTTTGGCCGCAGGCCGCTGATGCTGGCGGGCTGCATCGGGTTTATCCTCGTGAGCTGGCCTGCGATGGCATTGATGGCGCAGGGCGATATCTTCGCAGCAATACTGGCGATGCTGCTGCTGGGGATCTGTATTGCGCTTTTTGATGGTGCCAGCAGCGCGGCCATGGCGGAGCTGTTTCCTACCCGCATTCGCTTTGGCAGCATCGCCATCGCCTATAACGTGGCGGTGGCGTTTTTTGGCGGCATTACGCCCTGGTTCTCAACGTATCTGCTGGTCGAAAGCGGCAATCAGCACTCGCCAGCGCTGTTTATCATGGCGGCGGCGCTGATCTCTTTCCTCACGGTGCTGCGGGCGAAAGAGACCGCCGGGCTGCCGCTGCGCCCCTGA
- the cybB gene encoding cytochrome b561 yields the protein MRNKYTGLQIAIHWLVFLLVIVAYCAMEFRGWFPRSDRPLINMIHVSCGISILVLMVARLLVRLKYPAPPIVPKPKPMYIGLSHLGHLAIYLLFIALPLIGLVMMYNRGNTWFAFGLGMPHAAESNFDLVDTLKAWHVTLANLGYFIIGIHAFAALLHHYYWKDNTLLRMMPKKR from the coding sequence ATGCGCAACAAATATACCGGCCTGCAAATTGCGATTCACTGGCTGGTTTTTCTGCTGGTGATCGTCGCCTACTGTGCCATGGAGTTTCGCGGCTGGTTCCCCCGCAGCGACCGTCCGCTGATTAATATGATCCACGTGTCGTGCGGCATTTCCATTCTGGTGCTGATGGTCGCGCGTCTGCTGGTGCGCCTTAAGTATCCCGCGCCGCCGATCGTGCCCAAGCCAAAACCGATGTATATCGGCTTATCCCACCTGGGGCACCTTGCCATCTATCTGCTGTTTATTGCGCTGCCGCTGATTGGCCTGGTGATGATGTATAACCGGGGCAATACCTGGTTTGCGTTCGGGCTGGGAATGCCGCACGCCGCCGAATCGAATTTCGATCTGGTGGATACGCTGAAGGCCTGGCACGTCACCCTGGCGAACCTGGGCTATTTTATCATCGGGATCCACGCCTTTGCCGCGCTACTTCATCACTACTACTGGAAAGACAACACCCTGCTGCGCATGATGCCGAAAAAGCGCTAA
- the gap gene encoding type I glyceraldehyde-3-phosphate dehydrogenase, whose translation MSMIGINGFGRIGRLVLRRLLETQDSNSVVAINDLTSPKVLAYLLKHDSNYGPFPWSVDFTEDSLIVDGKSISVYAEKEAKNIPWKTAGVDLVVECTGFYTSQEKSQAHLDAGAKKVLISAPAGEMKTIVFNVNDDTIEASDTIISVASCTTNCLAPLAKVLHDAFGIKAGTMTTIHAYTGTQALVDGPRGKDLRASRAAAENIIPHTTGAAKAIGLVIPELSGKLKGHAQRVPVKTGSVTELVSILEKKVSVDEIHQALKKATEGNESFGYTDEEIVSSDVIGSHFGSVFDATQTEVTDAGDVQLVKTVAWYDNEYGFVTQLVRTLDKFAAL comes from the coding sequence ATGAGTATGATTGGCATTAACGGTTTTGGTCGTATTGGCCGACTGGTTCTTCGTCGGTTGCTGGAAACTCAGGACAGTAATAGCGTGGTGGCGATTAACGATTTGACGTCGCCGAAGGTGCTGGCCTACCTGTTGAAACATGACTCCAACTATGGCCCCTTCCCCTGGAGCGTCGACTTCACGGAGGATTCGCTGATCGTCGACGGCAAATCCATTTCGGTTTATGCCGAGAAAGAGGCGAAGAACATCCCCTGGAAAACCGCCGGAGTGGATCTGGTGGTGGAGTGCACCGGGTTCTACACCTCGCAGGAGAAATCCCAGGCCCACCTGGACGCGGGTGCCAAAAAAGTGCTGATCTCCGCCCCGGCCGGCGAGATGAAAACCATCGTCTTTAACGTCAACGACGACACCATCGAGGCCAGCGACACCATTATCTCTGTCGCCTCCTGCACCACCAACTGCCTGGCCCCGCTGGCGAAAGTGCTGCACGACGCCTTTGGCATCAAGGCTGGCACCATGACCACCATCCACGCCTATACCGGCACCCAGGCGCTGGTGGATGGCCCGCGCGGCAAAGATCTGCGCGCATCCCGCGCTGCGGCGGAAAATATTATTCCGCACACCACCGGCGCGGCGAAGGCCATTGGACTGGTGATCCCGGAACTGAGCGGCAAGCTGAAAGGCCACGCCCAGCGCGTACCGGTCAAAACCGGCTCCGTGACCGAGCTGGTGTCGATTCTGGAGAAAAAAGTGAGCGTGGATGAGATCCATCAGGCGCTGAAAAAGGCCACCGAGGGCAACGAGTCCTTTGGCTATACCGATGAGGAGATTGTCTCTTCCGACGTGATCGGCTCGCACTTTGGGTCAGTCTTCGATGCCACCCAGACGGAGGTCACCGACGCGGGCGACGTCCAGCTGGTGAAAACCGTGGCCTGGTATGACAACGAGTACGGGTTTGTCACCCAGCTGGTGCGTACCCTGGATAAATTCGCTGCGCTTTAA
- a CDS encoding alpha/beta hydrolase produces MEALSRETLEQNMAQAVGRSATFSIWPTPEAPGARTSDAVFTPEPRHTGTSDYDRAVTGIRSPQITVYAPDKPNGVGILVAPGGSLRRVVLDKEGSALASFFNARGYTLFVMTYRMPGDGHEEGADAPLADVQRAMRVIRASAREWKLDPARIGVLGFSAGGHVAASLGTRHDDAVYAPLDAVDECSARPAFMALVYPVITMQGEHYHPGSRHELMGDNPGEEQIQRYSLETRVTRDAPPTFLLHAADDPAVKVENSLAMYSALRRAGVPVEMHLFERGKHGFGIRDAQGLPVAVWPELMMNWISTKV; encoded by the coding sequence ATGGAAGCACTGAGCCGCGAAACATTAGAACAGAACATGGCGCAGGCCGTTGGCCGCTCGGCAACCTTTAGTATCTGGCCCACCCCTGAAGCGCCCGGCGCGCGCACCAGCGACGCCGTTTTTACCCCCGAACCCCGCCACACCGGCACCTCCGACTACGATCGCGCCGTTACCGGCATCCGCTCGCCACAGATAACCGTGTATGCGCCGGACAAACCTAACGGCGTCGGCATTCTGGTGGCGCCGGGCGGCTCCTTGCGTCGCGTGGTGCTGGATAAAGAGGGCAGCGCGCTGGCCTCCTTCTTCAACGCACGCGGCTATACCCTGTTTGTGATGACCTACCGTATGCCGGGAGACGGTCATGAAGAGGGAGCCGACGCGCCGCTGGCGGACGTGCAGCGCGCCATGCGGGTAATTCGCGCCAGCGCCCGGGAGTGGAAGCTGGACCCGGCGCGCATTGGGGTACTGGGCTTCTCGGCGGGCGGCCACGTGGCGGCAAGTCTCGGCACCCGTCATGACGACGCGGTATACGCCCCGCTTGACGCCGTCGACGAGTGCTCTGCCCGACCGGCCTTTATGGCGCTGGTCTATCCGGTGATCACCATGCAGGGCGAACATTACCACCCGGGCTCACGGCATGAGCTGATGGGCGATAACCCTGGCGAGGAGCAGATCCAGCGCTATTCGCTGGAAACGCGGGTGACCCGCGACGCTCCACCGACTTTCCTGCTGCACGCTGCCGACGATCCGGCGGTAAAAGTTGAGAACAGCCTGGCGATGTACAGCGCCCTGCGCCGCGCGGGGGTACCGGTTGAGATGCATCTGTTCGAGCGTGGGAAACACGGGTTCGGCATCCGCGATGCCCAGGGCCTGCCGGTCGCCGTCTGGCCGGAATTGATGATGAACTGGATTTCGACGAAGGTGTAA
- the aldA gene encoding aldehyde dehydrogenase gives MTVPVQHPMYIDGQFVAWQGDAWIDVINPATEEVISRIPDGSAEDARKAIDAAERAQDAWEALPAIQRAGWLRKIAAGIRERASEISALIVAEGGKIQQLAEVEVAFTADYLDYMSEWARRYEGEIIQSDRPGENILLFKRALGVTTGILPWNFPFFLIARKLAPALLTGNTIVIKPSEFTPNNAIAFAKIVDEIGLPKGVFNLVLGRGETVGQELAGNPKVAMVSMTGSVGAGEKIMAAAAKNITKVCLELGGKAPAIVMDDADLELAVKAIVDSRVINTGQVCNCAERVYVQKGIYDRFVNRLGEAMKAVQFGNPAERNDVAMGPLINAAALERVEQKVALAVEQGAKVVLGGKAVEGKGYFYPPTLLLDVRQDMTIMHEETFGPVLPVVVFDTLEEALKMANDSDYGLTSSIYTQDLNVAMKAIKGLKFGETYINRENFEAMQGFHAGWRKSGIGGADGKHGLHEYLQTQVVYLQS, from the coding sequence ATGACAGTACCCGTACAACATCCTATGTATATCGATGGACAGTTTGTTGCCTGGCAGGGTGATGCCTGGATTGATGTGATCAACCCGGCCACCGAAGAGGTCATTTCCCGTATTCCCGACGGTAGCGCTGAAGATGCCCGCAAGGCGATTGACGCTGCCGAACGCGCCCAGGATGCCTGGGAGGCGCTGCCTGCCATCCAGCGTGCGGGCTGGCTGCGTAAAATCGCCGCAGGCATTCGCGAGCGCGCCAGTGAAATCAGCGCCCTGATCGTGGCCGAAGGCGGCAAGATCCAGCAGCTCGCCGAGGTCGAAGTCGCCTTCACCGCCGACTATCTCGATTACATGTCAGAGTGGGCGCGTCGCTACGAGGGCGAAATTATCCAGAGCGATCGTCCGGGCGAAAACATTCTGCTATTCAAACGCGCGCTTGGTGTGACCACCGGCATTCTGCCGTGGAACTTCCCGTTCTTCCTGATTGCCCGCAAGCTGGCTCCGGCGCTGCTGACCGGCAACACTATCGTTATCAAGCCGAGCGAATTTACCCCGAATAACGCCATTGCCTTCGCCAAAATCGTCGACGAAATTGGCCTGCCGAAAGGGGTCTTTAACCTGGTGCTGGGCCGGGGTGAAACCGTAGGCCAGGAGCTGGCGGGCAACCCGAAAGTGGCGATGGTCAGCATGACCGGCAGCGTGGGCGCGGGGGAGAAGATCATGGCTGCCGCCGCGAAGAACATCACCAAAGTGTGTCTGGAACTGGGCGGTAAAGCCCCGGCCATCGTGATGGACGATGCGGATCTGGAGCTGGCGGTGAAGGCGATTGTCGACTCCCGCGTCATCAACACCGGGCAGGTATGTAACTGCGCCGAGCGCGTGTATGTGCAGAAGGGCATTTACGACCGCTTTGTAAACCGCCTGGGCGAAGCGATGAAAGCGGTGCAGTTTGGCAACCCGGCCGAGCGCAACGATGTCGCCATGGGGCCGCTGATCAATGCCGCAGCGCTGGAGCGCGTAGAGCAGAAAGTGGCTCTGGCGGTAGAGCAAGGGGCGAAAGTGGTGCTGGGCGGTAAAGCGGTGGAAGGTAAAGGCTATTTCTATCCGCCAACGCTGCTGCTCGACGTGCGTCAGGATATGACCATCATGCACGAAGAGACCTTCGGTCCGGTGCTGCCGGTGGTGGTGTTTGACACCCTGGAAGAGGCGTTGAAGATGGCCAACGACAGCGACTATGGTCTGACGTCCTCTATTTACACCCAGGACCTGAACGTGGCGATGAAAGCCATTAAAGGGCTTAAGTTCGGCGAAACCTACATCAACCGCGAGAACTTTGAAGCGATGCAGGGCTTCCACGCGGGCTGGCGTAAATCGGGGATCGGCGGGGCCGACGGCAAGCACGGTCTGCACGAGTATCTCCAGACCCAGGTGGTTTATTTGCAGTCGTGA
- a CDS encoding YdcF family protein, with product MSLTIFPSLPDKTLAAVNTVGHWLAEDNLPYNPPALRGDLVVLAGNAVIPAIDAACRLASELAVPLLISGGIGHSTTFLYAAIARHPRYNKVRTTGKAEATILAEIAREFWHIPPERLLVEDQSTNCGENARFSAAMIQHHHLPVKRGIVVQDPTMQRRTMATFARVYRDKPDAPEWTSHPGVVPQLQNSDDGLAFRGGGKGLWPVERYLSLVLGELPRLRDDINGYGPLGRDFIVHVDIPAEVEAAWQILRNDAVLTEALASRSLL from the coding sequence ATGAGTCTCACGATCTTCCCATCCCTGCCGGATAAAACCCTGGCTGCGGTGAATACCGTCGGCCACTGGCTTGCCGAAGATAACCTGCCTTACAATCCGCCCGCGCTCCGGGGCGACCTGGTGGTGCTGGCCGGTAACGCGGTGATCCCCGCCATCGACGCGGCCTGCCGTCTGGCGTCGGAGCTTGCCGTGCCGTTGCTGATCAGCGGCGGGATAGGCCATTCCACCACTTTTTTATACGCCGCCATTGCGCGACACCCGCGCTACAACAAAGTACGCACTACCGGCAAAGCCGAAGCCACCATTCTGGCGGAGATCGCCCGGGAGTTCTGGCATATTCCGCCCGAGCGCCTGCTGGTGGAAGACCAGTCCACCAACTGCGGTGAAAATGCCCGCTTCAGCGCGGCGATGATCCAGCATCACCATCTGCCGGTGAAGCGCGGGATTGTGGTGCAGGACCCGACCATGCAGCGCCGCACCATGGCGACGTTTGCCCGTGTCTACCGCGATAAACCGGATGCCCCGGAATGGACCAGCCACCCAGGCGTCGTGCCGCAGCTGCAAAACAGCGATGACGGTCTGGCGTTTCGCGGCGGCGGTAAGGGGCTGTGGCCCGTCGAACGCTATCTGTCGCTGGTGCTGGGTGAACTCCCGCGCCTGCGGGATGACATTAATGGCTACGGCCCGCTCGGCCGGGATTTCATTGTACATGTGGATATTCCTGCCGAGGTGGAGGCTGCCTGGCAAATCCTGCGTAATGACGCCGTCCTCACCGAGGCGCTGGCCAGCCGCTCTCTGCTGTAA
- a CDS encoding MFS transporter: MLVASLTGSAIEWFDYFLYGTAAALVFNKIFFPMVDPVIGLILSYLSFSLTFFIRPIGGVIFAHIGDRIGRKKTLVLTLSLMGGATVMIGLLPTYEQIGLWAPALLILMRIIQGMGIGGEWGGALLLAYEYAPEKRKGFFGSIPQAGVTIGMLMATFIVSLMTLFSEEDFLSWGWRIPFLLSSVLVLLGLWIRKDIDETPEFKKVKSSGKVAKAPLRDTLKYHWREVLIAAGLKVVETAPFYIFSTFVVSYATTTLSYQKSQALEAVTLGALVATVMIPLMGLLSDKVGRQRMYAVSVFILGLFIVPWFMLLNTGTTWGIVLATVIAFGVLWAPVTAVLGTLCSEIFTANVRYTGITLGYQLGAALAGGTAPLIATGLLAKYNGDWVPVAWYLAVTVTISLIAIFCASRVKRAPVINAQTNQL, translated from the coding sequence GTGCTGGTCGCCAGCCTTACCGGCAGCGCCATTGAATGGTTTGACTATTTTCTCTACGGCACGGCCGCCGCGCTGGTCTTTAATAAGATCTTCTTCCCGATGGTCGACCCGGTCATCGGCCTGATTTTGTCCTATCTTTCGTTCTCATTAACCTTTTTTATCCGCCCCATTGGTGGCGTGATATTCGCCCACATCGGGGATCGCATTGGGCGCAAGAAAACGCTGGTCTTAACCCTGTCGCTGATGGGGGGTGCAACCGTGATGATTGGGCTGCTACCCACCTATGAGCAGATTGGCCTCTGGGCCCCGGCCCTGCTGATCCTGATGCGCATCATTCAGGGGATGGGGATCGGCGGCGAATGGGGCGGCGCCCTGCTGCTGGCCTATGAATACGCCCCGGAAAAGCGTAAAGGCTTCTTCGGCAGCATCCCGCAGGCGGGGGTCACCATCGGCATGCTGATGGCCACCTTTATCGTCTCGCTGATGACCCTGTTCAGCGAGGAGGATTTCCTCTCCTGGGGCTGGCGTATTCCGTTCCTGCTGAGCTCGGTGCTGGTGCTGCTGGGCCTGTGGATCCGCAAGGATATCGACGAAACGCCGGAGTTCAAGAAGGTGAAATCCTCCGGCAAGGTGGCTAAAGCCCCCCTGCGCGACACCCTCAAATACCACTGGCGCGAAGTGCTGATCGCCGCCGGGCTGAAGGTGGTTGAAACCGCGCCGTTCTACATTTTCTCAACCTTTGTGGTGAGCTACGCCACCACGACGCTCAGCTACCAGAAGTCGCAGGCGCTGGAGGCGGTCACCCTCGGGGCGCTGGTCGCCACCGTGATGATCCCGCTGATGGGGCTGCTGTCGGATAAGGTCGGTCGCCAGCGGATGTATGCCGTCAGCGTCTTTATCCTCGGCCTGTTTATCGTGCCGTGGTTTATGCTGCTCAATACCGGCACCACCTGGGGCATTGTGCTGGCGACGGTGATCGCCTTCGGGGTGCTGTGGGCCCCGGTCACCGCGGTGCTGGGCACGCTGTGCTCGGAGATTTTCACTGCCAACGTGCGCTATACCGGCATCACCCTCGGCTATCAGCTGGGCGCCGCGCTGGCGGGCGGTACCGCGCCGCTGATTGCCACCGGCCTGCTGGCGAAATATAAC